A stretch of Fundicoccus culcitae DNA encodes these proteins:
- a CDS encoding VOC family protein — MKLGFTYMYTNDLAKAKHFYGALLGLQLIWDIEDSLAFQIEDHQLSIQLDTTLETLSPEFCLQPGWEGYWSFPVLDPMMQTIEITATD; from the coding sequence ATGAAGTTAGGCTTTACTTACATGTACACCAATGATTTAGCTAAGGCGAAACATTTTTATGGGGCATTGCTAGGACTCCAACTTATTTGGGATATAGAAGATAGTCTTGCATTCCAAATCGAAGACCATCAACTAAGTATTCAATTAGACACAACTTTAGAAACATTAAGTCCCGAATTTTGTCTGCAACCAGGTTGGGAAGGATATTGGTCTTTTCCGGTGTTAGATCCCATGATGCAGACAATCGAGATTACAGCGACTGATTAG
- a CDS encoding tetratricopeptide repeat protein produces the protein MIDNANVLMLWGYIYLEEKDFEKALSSQKRLLAIAESNDEKHVAHHQVAMVLREMGRYDEAL, from the coding sequence GTGATTGATAATGCTAATGTATTGATGTTGTGGGGTTATATTTATTTGGAAGAAAAGGATTTTGAAAAGGCGCTAAGCAGTCAAAAACGTTTGTTAGCAATAGCCGAGAGTAATGATGAAAAGCATGTTGCACATCATCAAGTAGCGATGGTTTTGCGAGAGATGGGTAGATATGATGAGGCTTTGTAA
- a CDS encoding DUF5677 domain-containing protein produces the protein MITFHEIFIDMLEEKIEDFKLTEHLSNKEIDEKVSSIIEKVFSDELLSKHAKDILNTLEPKAPIMYEENRLMMQEFESRLQRRWLDALYISQLFLTITTESTVELMEEIFEAGDKNTEPNLNFIPIFDSEMLLLQKQSIVLAKEMLVLIKSGFSEAAFSRWRSLFEVSVIMKCFVKVMSDEESKAETVAKEFYISSIIREKKILLKKKKSVNHLVEVIDKIDLDRERKEKLHIDYEWARNFINIRSGKKIYFNDLIDFSELNHLKNEYQDACQYIHISPYGLHYPISQLSSNDKIVFGPTDYGLSRPLQLLLISLLSTTTNFLTIDYTIDRAIQIKMLNFIVDDSLELISNIDKKIFDEFYEE, from the coding sequence ATGATTACGTTTCATGAGATTTTTATTGATATGCTGGAAGAAAAAATAGAAGATTTTAAGCTGACTGAACATTTAAGTAATAAAGAAATTGATGAAAAAGTATCTTCAATTATTGAAAAGGTTTTCTCGGATGAACTATTGTCTAAACATGCTAAAGATATATTAAATACATTAGAACCTAAAGCACCCATAATGTATGAAGAAAATAGATTAATGATGCAAGAATTTGAATCAAGATTACAAAGAAGGTGGCTAGATGCTTTATATATTAGTCAGTTATTCTTGACAATTACAACAGAGAGCACAGTAGAATTAATGGAAGAAATATTTGAAGCAGGAGATAAAAATACAGAGCCTAATTTAAACTTTATTCCCATTTTTGATTCGGAGATGCTATTACTACAAAAACAATCAATTGTTCTAGCTAAGGAAATGTTAGTTTTAATCAAAAGTGGTTTCAGTGAAGCAGCTTTTTCGAGATGGAGAAGTTTATTTGAAGTAAGTGTAATAATGAAATGTTTTGTAAAAGTAATGAGTGATGAAGAAAGCAAGGCGGAAACTGTAGCCAAGGAGTTTTATATATCTTCGATTATTAGAGAAAAAAAAATTCTCTTGAAGAAGAAAAAATCTGTTAATCATTTGGTAGAAGTAATTGATAAAATTGATTTAGATAGGGAAAGAAAAGAAAAATTACACATTGACTATGAGTGGGCAAGAAATTTTATCAATATTCGCTCAGGCAAGAAAATTTACTTCAATGATTTAATTGATTTTAGTGAACTTAATCATTTAAAAAATGAATATCAGGATGCGTGTCAATATATTCACATTTCACCGTATGGCTTACACTACCCAATAAGTCAGTTATCATCAAATGATAAAATCGTATTTGGACCAACTGATTATGGACTTAGCCGTCCGTTACAATTACTTTTAATCTCATTATTGAGCACAACTACAAACTTTCTAACAATTGACTACACTATTGATAGAGCAATTCAAATTAAAATGTTAAATTTTATTGTAGATGATTCATTAGAATTAATTTCCAATATTGATAAAAAAATATTTGACGAATTTTATGAAGAATAG
- a CDS encoding recombinase family protein: MSQNKVKLTYIPARRKVKSDELGEENTKLKVAAYCRVSTESEEQSGSFTTQVNHYTNYISKNPEWQLVDIFADEGITGTNTKNRREFNRMIDECMEGNIDLIITKSISRFARNTVDCLNYIRQLKEKSVAVYFEKENINTLDSTGEVLITIMASLAQQESESISKNIKMGLQYRYQEGQVFINHKKFLGYTVDDEGKLVINPKQSWIVKRIFKEYLEGKGTGIIARELMEDKVPTATGLLKWTSDDINRIIANEKYMGDALLQKTYTVDCLTKKRVPNDGSVPQYYIEDNHEPIVSKEIYNLAQKEKARRSNLYSGKKKKRRLYQGKYALSGITRCGKCADIFRRITWTYKGKKTYVWRCVTRVEKLCECESRTINEEDLHRIILEAINQYMTSKSEAIQNIELIIRDVLDKKYDEPIDDIEEELHQLQKKLLDNLSDEAHDKIVDKLEALRKVKQDILVKNASREEKRKRLSDIKAFLKSAHTNIEEYEERLVTRLINSVVIHDKKVEVELKTGDTI; encoded by the coding sequence ATGAGCCAAAACAAAGTAAAATTAACCTACATTCCAGCAAGAAGAAAAGTTAAGAGTGATGAACTTGGGGAAGAAAACACCAAGCTGAAGGTCGCGGCATATTGTCGAGTATCGACTGAAAGTGAAGAACAATCCGGGAGTTTTACCACCCAAGTAAATCACTACACTAATTATATTAGCAAGAATCCTGAATGGCAGTTGGTTGATATTTTTGCCGATGAAGGAATTACAGGAACAAATACTAAGAATCGTCGAGAGTTTAATCGAATGATTGATGAATGCATGGAAGGGAACATAGACTTAATTATTACCAAGTCCATCTCGCGGTTTGCTAGAAACACGGTTGACTGTTTGAATTACATTCGACAGTTGAAAGAAAAAAGTGTAGCAGTATATTTTGAAAAGGAAAATATCAACACTTTAGATTCTACAGGTGAGGTACTCATTACTATTATGGCATCTCTCGCGCAGCAAGAAAGTGAATCCATTAGTAAGAATATCAAGATGGGCCTTCAGTACAGATATCAAGAGGGGCAAGTATTTATCAACCATAAAAAATTCTTAGGATATACCGTCGATGACGAAGGCAAATTAGTCATTAATCCTAAACAATCATGGATTGTTAAACGGATATTTAAAGAATACTTAGAAGGTAAAGGAACGGGGATCATTGCAAGAGAGTTAATGGAAGACAAGGTGCCGACGGCTACAGGACTTTTGAAATGGACGAGTGACGATATCAATCGAATCATCGCTAATGAGAAATACATGGGAGATGCCCTGTTGCAAAAAACTTATACTGTTGATTGCTTAACTAAGAAAAGAGTACCTAATGATGGCAGTGTCCCTCAATATTATATTGAAGATAATCATGAGCCGATTGTCTCTAAAGAGATTTATAACTTAGCTCAAAAGGAAAAAGCGAGAAGAAGTAACCTTTATTCAGGCAAGAAGAAAAAACGTCGGCTCTATCAAGGGAAATATGCCTTATCAGGAATTACTCGCTGCGGTAAATGCGCCGATATTTTTAGGCGAATTACTTGGACATATAAAGGTAAGAAGACTTATGTTTGGCGATGCGTGACAAGAGTAGAAAAGTTATGTGAATGTGAATCAAGAACGATCAATGAAGAAGATTTGCACCGTATAATTCTTGAAGCTATTAATCAGTATATGACAAGTAAGAGTGAAGCCATACAAAATATTGAATTAATTATTCGAGATGTGTTAGATAAAAAATATGATGAGCCTATCGATGATATCGAGGAAGAATTGCATCAATTACAAAAAAAGTTATTAGATAACCTAAGTGATGAGGCACATGATAAAATCGTTGATAAACTGGAAGCCCTGCGAAAAGTGAAGCAAGACATTTTAGTGAAAAATGCAAGCCGCGAAGAAAAGCGGAAACGATTATCAGACATTAAAGCATTTTTGAAATCAGCACACACTAACATTGAAGAATATGAGGAAAGATTGGTAACTCGGCTCATCAACAGTGTAGTTATCCACGATAAGAAAGTAGAAGTTGAACTCAAAACAGGCGATACAATCTAA
- a CDS encoding recombinase: MARIYFGYRMVDGKIEVNDVEAEQIRNLYQNYLLGDAIKTAGTKAGILKHHGSLGRILQHKIYTGTKSYPQIIPKEIYQQAQEERSKRRDQLGRNFEPRESVMIIQTSFEWKSNKVSQMNPWDEAEQYYQLIEVIE; this comes from the coding sequence ATGGCCCGCATCTATTTTGGCTATCGAATGGTCGACGGAAAAATAGAAGTGAATGACGTTGAAGCAGAGCAGATAAGGAACTTATACCAGAATTACTTATTAGGGGATGCGATAAAAACAGCAGGAACGAAAGCTGGAATCCTTAAGCATCATGGCTCCCTTGGACGTATCCTCCAGCATAAAATTTATACAGGCACTAAGAGTTACCCTCAGATTATTCCAAAAGAAATATACCAACAAGCTCAAGAGGAAAGAAGCAAGCGACGGGATCAACTCGGAAGAAACTTTGAACCGAGAGAAAGTGTAATGATTATACAAACTTCTTTTGAGTGGAAAAGCAACAAAGTGAGCCAGATGAATCCCTGGGATGAAGCAGAACAGTATTATCAGTTAATTGAGGTGATTGAATGA
- a CDS encoding recombinase family protein, producing MKKVTKIEGNKPNKRRKNRVAAYIRVSTAMDAQTESFDAQERHYQELFKQRRDWEPVGIYADKGISGTSMQNRQGIQSLLDDCRNGKIDLVLTKSISRFARNLTECLEAVRELSTLDIAIHFDKENLNTQQMDGELLLSMLSALAESESKSISDNSKWSFKKRVENGTFRHSVAPFGYDLKDGKLIINEEKANIVRNIFNWYLSGDGAYVIAGRLNKIGIEPDKGREWQDNSVLYILKNERYMGDALFQKTYTDENYQRHKNNYDVEMIYIEESHENIISREVFNQVQTLLDERKERMCNRDTTVYTNRYPLTSRIQCQNCNVSFKRRTHYTNDQSYIAWTCSNHLMGTESRGIKFIKELHPEEAFVTLLNKLAFGRKEIIEDTIKKLEMSDSEANKSQKDLEMGLKEIQDKLHTLSKLLNSKTIDITFYHKEEASLQQEKKKLLAQLRRTETKEHQYCYQLQALKELYEVVNRREYFDCYDATLLEQFVEKIHVMSRDSVVFELTCGLRLREKVRI from the coding sequence GTGAAGAAAGTAACTAAAATCGAAGGAAATAAGCCAAATAAAAGAAGAAAAAATAGAGTAGCAGCTTATATTCGTGTTTCAACAGCAATGGATGCACAAACGGAGTCTTTCGATGCTCAAGAAAGGCATTATCAAGAATTGTTTAAACAACGTCGTGATTGGGAACCTGTGGGGATTTATGCCGACAAAGGTATTTCAGGAACAAGTATGCAGAATAGACAAGGCATTCAAAGTTTATTGGATGATTGCCGTAACGGAAAAATTGACCTGGTACTTACAAAGTCTATTTCTCGCTTTGCAAGAAACTTAACCGAGTGTCTAGAAGCTGTTCGAGAATTAAGTACTTTAGATATCGCCATTCACTTTGATAAAGAAAACTTAAACACTCAGCAGATGGACGGTGAATTATTACTGTCAATGTTGAGTGCGTTAGCAGAAAGTGAATCGAAATCTATCTCTGACAACAGTAAATGGTCTTTTAAGAAACGAGTAGAAAATGGTACGTTCAGACATTCTGTTGCACCGTTTGGTTATGACCTTAAAGATGGCAAATTAATTATTAATGAGGAGAAAGCAAACATAGTTCGAAATATCTTCAATTGGTATTTATCAGGAGACGGGGCTTATGTGATTGCGGGACGATTGAACAAGATTGGAATCGAACCTGATAAAGGCAGAGAGTGGCAGGATAATTCTGTTTTATATATTTTAAAGAATGAGCGATACATGGGGGATGCTTTATTTCAGAAAACCTATACAGATGAGAATTACCAAAGACACAAAAATAATTATGATGTTGAGATGATTTATATCGAAGAAAGCCATGAAAATATTATTTCTCGAGAAGTATTCAATCAAGTCCAAACTTTGCTAGACGAGCGCAAGGAACGAATGTGTAATAGAGATACGACAGTTTATACCAACAGGTATCCCCTTACGAGTCGTATCCAATGTCAGAATTGCAATGTGAGTTTTAAACGGCGCACCCATTACACTAATGACCAAAGCTATATAGCCTGGACATGTTCGAATCATTTAATGGGTACTGAATCGCGTGGCATTAAATTTATTAAAGAACTGCACCCGGAAGAAGCCTTTGTTACGCTATTAAACAAATTAGCGTTTGGACGAAAGGAGATTATCGAAGATACTATTAAAAAATTAGAGATGTCAGATTCTGAAGCTAACAAGAGCCAAAAGGATTTAGAGATGGGATTAAAAGAGATTCAAGATAAACTCCATACACTATCAAAATTGTTGAACTCGAAAACGATTGATATTACTTTCTACCACAAAGAAGAAGCATCGTTGCAGCAGGAGAAGAAAAAACTACTAGCACAATTGCGTCGTACCGAAACCAAAGAACATCAATATTGTTATCAACTTCAAGCGTTGAAAGAACTTTATGAAGTTGTTAATAGGAGAGAATACTTTGATTGTTATGATGCGACCCTACTAGAGCAATTCGTTGAGAAAATACATGTGATGAGTCGAGATTCAGTTGTGTTTGAATTAACTTGTGGACTACGGTTAAGAGAGAAGGTGAGAATATAA
- a CDS encoding SHOCT domain-containing protein — MVQELSNEEALNEINLIKSLQIINQMKSVGLIDQVEFNKIKVSLIEFYKPYLAELML; from the coding sequence ATGGTGCAAGAATTATCAAATGAAGAAGCGCTTAATGAAATTAATTTAATTAAGAGTTTACAAATCATCAATCAAATGAAATCAGTAGGGCTTATTGACCAAGTTGAGTTCAATAAAATAAAAGTTTCATTAATAGAATTTTATAAGCCGTACTTAGCAGAATTGATGCTATAA
- a CDS encoding N-acetylmuramoyl-L-alanine amidase produces the protein MAKLYPIKKDLTKVNRGTKGVNRPQWIVIHFVGASGQAQANADYFRYTYRSASAHYFVDPKQIIQVVEDDTPAWHIGDGYNSGLGQFNGYHWYGATNNNSIGIEGCQDTSTGKNVWYWEFHPKTYQQMLLLTCHLQKKYNIPDSRVIRHYDASGKMCPGNWQWNNWAKWHKFKRDLANLSEPVKGSDLTSDSKGGDGSQQLPSTYTIQVGDTLSKIAKNHKVSVDDLVLWNQIENKDLIYPETELFVQAPDIVKNESSTIKQGGLAVPRKGQFEFTEIVNVRNQPGAYGEVPAQYIPGETVKYDAVLEAGGFIWLKYQSYQGTTQYVSAGTPTVPYGKFI, from the coding sequence ATGGCAAAATTGTATCCGATTAAAAAGGATTTAACCAAAGTGAATCGGGGAACTAAGGGTGTTAATCGTCCTCAGTGGATTGTTATTCATTTTGTGGGGGCAAGCGGTCAAGCACAAGCTAATGCTGATTATTTTAGATATACTTATCGATCAGCATCTGCTCATTACTTTGTCGACCCTAAACAGATTATTCAAGTGGTTGAAGATGATACACCAGCTTGGCATATCGGTGACGGTTATAATTCTGGATTAGGTCAGTTCAATGGTTACCATTGGTATGGCGCGACAAATAACAATTCGATTGGCATCGAAGGGTGTCAGGACACCTCAACTGGCAAGAATGTTTGGTACTGGGAATTTCATCCAAAAACTTATCAGCAAATGTTATTGTTAACTTGTCACCTTCAGAAAAAATATAATATTCCAGATAGTCGGGTTATTCGTCATTATGATGCATCAGGGAAGATGTGCCCTGGTAATTGGCAGTGGAACAATTGGGCTAAATGGCATAAATTCAAACGAGATTTAGCAAATCTAAGTGAGCCTGTTAAAGGTTCTGATTTGACATCCGATTCTAAGGGTGGTGACGGCTCACAACAACTTCCTTCTACTTATACAATTCAAGTGGGAGATACACTTTCCAAGATTGCTAAAAATCATAAAGTGTCTGTGGACGATTTAGTTTTATGGAATCAAATTGAAAATAAGGACTTAATTTATCCAGAGACGGAGTTATTCGTTCAAGCACCAGACATAGTGAAAAATGAATCATCTACCATTAAACAAGGAGGACTAGCTGTTCCTAGAAAAGGTCAGTTTGAGTTTACTGAAATTGTGAATGTTCGAAATCAGCCAGGTGCCTACGGTGAAGTGCCCGCTCAGTATATACCAGGGGAAACTGTTAAATATGATGCTGTCCTTGAAGCTGGTGGGTTTATTTGGTTGAAATATCAGTCATATCAAGGAACTACTCAGTATGTAAGTGCTGGGACACCAACAGTGCCTTATGGGAAATTTATATAA
- a CDS encoding phage holin family protein: MRACIKYFEVIAMSLGAVLGWYLGSPDGFLYTLVAFVVADYVTGVLRAGVERKLSSTIGFRGIARKIMIFILVGVAHLIDTFVVPDANDVIRTAVIFFYIANEGLSIIENSAALGLPIPTKLTTSLKQLHREEINEQDEEEI, encoded by the coding sequence ATGAGAGCATGTATAAAATATTTTGAAGTCATCGCGATGAGTTTAGGAGCAGTATTAGGCTGGTATCTAGGCTCACCCGATGGCTTTCTTTATACTTTAGTGGCATTTGTGGTGGCAGATTATGTGACAGGTGTGCTACGGGCAGGAGTAGAGCGAAAACTATCGAGCACTATTGGATTTCGAGGGATCGCTCGTAAAATTATGATTTTTATCTTAGTAGGTGTAGCACATTTGATTGATACTTTTGTGGTACCTGACGCCAATGATGTTATTCGAACAGCAGTAATTTTCTTTTATATAGCAAACGAGGGCTTATCTATCATTGAGAATTCAGCTGCGTTAGGGTTACCTATACCAACGAAGCTGACAACATCGTTGAAACAATTACATAGAGAAGAAATAAATGAACAAGATGAGGAGGAAATATAA
- a CDS encoding phage tail tape measure protein — MSKRIKGITVEIGGDTTKLQDALKDVNKEIRSTESQLRDVNKLLKLDPGNTELLVQKHKLLGKAIDDTKSKLSSLKEAQTSANQALAQGTISQEQYDALQREIIETEQALKSLEKQAHASNSTLANVSIAGEQFQVAGDKVKSAGQKMMPVTATIAVLGVAAVKTSSDFDTAMSQVLAISGATGDEFDELRDKAREMGAKTKFSATDAAEAMNYMAMAGWKTSDMISGIDGVMNLAAASGEDLALTSDIITDALTAFGLQASDSAHFADVLAAASSNANTNVSMMGETFKYAAPIAGALGYTIEDTALAIGLMANAGIKSSQAGTSLRTIMTELQGDLVLTSSSFGEVMVQTINMDGSMRGLTEIMTDLRLAFSQMTEAEQVANAELLVGKQAMSGFLAIMNAAPSDVDKLTQSIINADGAAESMSTTMQDNLEGELEELMSALEEVAISFGDILMPAVRAIVRALNGFVNAINALPSPIKAVVAVILVLVAAIGPLLIIVGQMMTGLGSIMIYGPKLIGMLSGILSFITGSMIPAVGAVITAIGPIPLAIGAIVTAIVLLWNKSDAFREGVVMIWENIKQATVQAWDSIGLFLSETWTATLKGGKELWNNFTTFMTNFLSNLGQQIQQSWQYLTVTTHEIWTGIKQFLTSTWQSIQQTTSQIINGIGQFISKSWNSITQTTSRFMSGLFNIIQQVWHSISSTISNTMNAISQFISSAWNNIVSFMGNILSNAISIVVNAFNAILNNSVNAMNNLQDIIYQGFMGAVNFIRDLASQAVTWGWDMVIGIANGINQAIGHLVNSVKNVANIIWSYLHFSVPEVGPLTDYESWMPDFMQGLSKGIERSRHLVRGSINKVAQDMMISPQVAGVEIAGVASNIPNSNREISSLVNKLTDNNQGQGDIIIPVYLGGNLLDEVIVNAQTRQNIRSGGR, encoded by the coding sequence ATGTCAAAACGAATCAAAGGTATCACAGTCGAGATTGGTGGCGATACGACCAAACTCCAGGATGCCTTGAAGGATGTCAATAAAGAAATCAGAAGTACCGAATCTCAACTTCGGGATGTCAACAAGCTGTTGAAATTGGATCCAGGGAACACTGAATTACTTGTTCAAAAACATAAATTGTTAGGCAAAGCAATCGATGACACTAAAAGTAAACTATCATCATTAAAAGAAGCTCAAACAAGTGCGAATCAAGCCTTAGCTCAAGGAACGATTAGTCAGGAACAATACGATGCTTTACAGCGTGAAATCATTGAAACAGAACAAGCTTTAAAGTCTTTAGAAAAACAAGCACATGCTTCGAATAGTACATTAGCAAATGTTTCAATTGCCGGTGAACAATTTCAAGTAGCTGGAGATAAGGTAAAATCAGCGGGACAAAAGATGATGCCAGTTACAGCAACGATTGCTGTTTTAGGTGTAGCGGCAGTTAAAACTTCTTCCGATTTTGATACTGCGATGAGTCAGGTTCTAGCTATCTCAGGTGCAACTGGAGATGAGTTTGATGAACTCCGAGATAAAGCACGAGAGATGGGAGCGAAGACAAAGTTCTCTGCAACTGATGCAGCTGAAGCAATGAACTATATGGCCATGGCAGGTTGGAAAACTTCTGACATGATAAGTGGTATTGATGGCGTTATGAACTTGGCGGCTGCTTCAGGAGAAGACTTAGCTTTAACTTCTGATATTATCACGGATGCATTAACTGCGTTTGGACTACAAGCTTCAGACTCCGCTCACTTCGCAGATGTTCTTGCCGCTGCATCATCGAATGCTAATACGAATGTGTCGATGATGGGTGAAACCTTTAAGTATGCAGCGCCGATTGCTGGGGCACTTGGGTATACCATTGAGGATACAGCTTTAGCGATTGGGCTCATGGCCAACGCGGGGATAAAATCTTCTCAAGCAGGTACTTCACTGCGTACGATTATGACTGAACTTCAAGGTGACTTGGTATTAACGAGTAGTTCATTTGGTGAAGTGATGGTTCAGACAATTAATATGGATGGTAGTATGCGTGGTCTGACTGAAATCATGACCGATTTACGTCTAGCATTCTCCCAAATGACTGAAGCTGAACAAGTAGCCAATGCTGAACTTTTAGTTGGAAAACAAGCCATGTCTGGATTCCTAGCCATCATGAACGCCGCTCCATCGGACGTCGATAAACTGACGCAATCTATTATCAATGCAGATGGCGCAGCAGAATCTATGTCAACCACGATGCAAGACAACCTTGAAGGAGAATTAGAAGAGTTAATGTCAGCCCTAGAAGAAGTCGCGATTTCTTTTGGGGATATTTTAATGCCAGCAGTGCGAGCGATTGTTCGTGCTTTGAATGGATTTGTAAATGCGATCAATGCACTGCCAAGTCCAATAAAAGCAGTTGTGGCAGTCATATTGGTACTAGTGGCGGCGATTGGACCACTTCTGATTATAGTGGGGCAAATGATGACAGGACTGGGTTCAATAATGATTTATGGACCAAAGCTCATTGGTATGTTGAGTGGAATATTGAGTTTTATAACTGGAAGTATGATTCCAGCGGTCGGTGCAGTGATTACTGCAATTGGCCCCATACCTTTAGCAATCGGAGCCATTGTCACAGCAATTGTTCTTCTCTGGAATAAATCAGATGCCTTTCGTGAAGGTGTGGTTATGATATGGGAGAATATTAAACAAGCTACAGTCCAAGCTTGGGATTCGATTGGTTTATTTTTATCTGAGACTTGGACGGCAACACTTAAAGGTGGAAAAGAACTTTGGAATAATTTCACGACTTTCATGACCAACTTCTTAAGCAATCTCGGTCAACAAATTCAACAATCCTGGCAATACTTAACGGTAACGACTCACGAAATATGGACGGGTATCAAGCAATTTTTAACGTCAACTTGGCAGTCGATTCAACAAACGACGTCTCAAATAATAAATGGCATTGGTCAATTTATATCGAAATCTTGGAATTCAATCACACAAACAACATCTCGGTTTATGAGTGGCTTGTTTAATATTATTCAACAAGTCTGGCATTCGATCAGTTCTACTATTAGCAACACGATGAATGCGATCAGTCAATTTATCTCAAGTGCTTGGAATAATATCGTTTCATTTATGGGGAATATATTAAGTAATGCCATTTCAATTGTAGTAAATGCTTTTAACGCTATCTTAAATAATAGTGTCAATGCTATGAATAATCTTCAAGACATTATTTACCAAGGTTTCATGGGTGCTGTGAATTTTATTCGAGATTTAGCGTCACAGGCAGTCACTTGGGGCTGGGATATGGTTATTGGGATAGCGAATGGTATCAATCAAGCCATTGGCCATTTGGTCAATTCTGTGAAGAATGTTGCGAATATCATTTGGTCTTACCTTCACTTCTCAGTACCTGAAGTAGGTCCCTTGACTGATTATGAAAGTTGGATGCCTGACTTTATGCAAGGCTTATCTAAGGGAATTGAACGGTCGCGTCATCTAGTCAGAGGATCCATTAATAAAGTGGCACAAGATATGATGATATCACCACAAGTGGCAGGGGTAGAGATTGCAGGCGTAGCAAGTAATATTCCGAACAGCAATCGTGAAATTAGTTCGTTAGTTAATAAACTAACAGACAACAATCAAGGACAAGGAGATATTATTATCCCGGTATATTTAGGCGGGAACTTGCTCGATGAAGTCATCGTAAATGCTCAAACACGACAGAATATAAGGAGTGGCGGTAGGTAA